A genomic stretch from bacterium includes:
- a CDS encoding biotin--[acetyl-CoA-carboxylase] ligase, with the protein MHILEIDYIKQNLKTSGFGQKLYYFEKLGSTSDKLKELAAGNVPDGTIVIAEEQKAGRGRSGHSWYSPPGVGLYLSLLLRPKTNPIKMQGLTLALGCSAAKTLEAAAGMPVEIKWPNDLFCRGRKLGGILSESGLKAGLVDNVVIGMGFNLNNQMLPLELCETATSLELESGKHIFREDLLIALLTNLEKDYQRFLDQGFSAFIEELKPRFFLNQKWVLVSGDDGQFQKGVVTGFDAQGALLLLDQDGQTICCSSGTVAEIG; encoded by the coding sequence ATGCATATATTAGAAATAGACTACATAAAACAAAACCTCAAGACCTCCGGCTTCGGCCAGAAGCTTTATTACTTTGAAAAGCTGGGATCTACCAGCGACAAGCTAAAGGAACTGGCGGCGGGCAATGTGCCGGACGGCACCATCGTCATCGCCGAAGAGCAGAAGGCCGGCCGGGGGCGTTCCGGGCATTCCTGGTATTCACCTCCCGGAGTCGGCCTTTATCTTTCATTACTGCTCCGTCCCAAAACCAATCCCATCAAAATGCAGGGGCTGACTTTGGCTCTGGGTTGTTCGGCCGCTAAAACACTCGAAGCGGCGGCGGGGATGCCGGTGGAGATAAAGTGGCCCAACGACCTATTTTGCCGGGGCCGCAAGCTGGGCGGGATTTTGTCCGAGTCCGGGCTTAAGGCCGGACTGGTGGACAACGTCGTCATAGGAATGGGATTCAACCTGAATAACCAGATGCTGCCGCTGGAACTTTGCGAAACCGCCACCTCGCTGGAGCTGGAGTCAGGAAAACACATCTTCCGGGAGGACCTGCTGATAGCCCTGTTGACGAACCTAGAAAAAGATTATCAGAGATTTCTGGATCAGGGATTTTCGGCCTTCATTGAGGAGCTAAAGCCCCGGTTCTTCCTCAACCAGAAATGGGTGCTGGTCTCCGGCGATGACGGGCAGTTCCAGAAGGGAGTGGTCACCGGATTTGACGCTCAGGGCGCTTTGCTGCTGCTGGACCAGGACGGCCAGACCATCTGCTGCAGCTCCGGCACGGTGGCGGAGATCGGCTGA
- a CDS encoding type III pantothenate kinase has protein sequence MRLLIDIGNSKLGLAVFSKNKCVRQARLEHGGRPDYDQVYNFLDKALGVRSIKSAAICSVVPEITLHAVTAVKQLLDIHCLVVDASSLKGFKTRYHLPRQLGCDRMVCSYAAAKLYGKPVIVVDIGTAITWDAVDPLGRHLGGAIAPGPATMARALNDKTALLPLIPIKRPQAAIGRDTAGSMGSGLYWGTIGMVKELVAVISAEMKGRPKIVITGGLAGMAGPHIKNSITDQLLIYKGLNLALQEKEREMNFAK, from the coding sequence ATGCGGCTGCTGATCGACATCGGCAACAGCAAGCTGGGGCTGGCGGTCTTTTCCAAAAACAAATGCGTCCGCCAGGCCAGGCTGGAGCACGGCGGCAGGCCGGACTACGACCAGGTGTACAACTTCCTGGACAAGGCCTTGGGCGTCAGATCGATCAAGTCAGCCGCCATCTGCTCGGTGGTCCCGGAAATTACCCTTCATGCCGTGACGGCAGTCAAACAACTGCTGGATATCCACTGCTTGGTGGTCGACGCCTCAAGCTTGAAAGGTTTTAAGACCCGGTACCATTTGCCCCGGCAGCTGGGATGCGACCGGATGGTCTGCTCTTACGCCGCCGCCAAACTTTACGGAAAGCCGGTGATAGTGGTGGATATCGGCACCGCCATCACCTGGGACGCCGTGGATCCTTTGGGCCGGCATCTGGGCGGGGCCATTGCTCCGGGGCCGGCGACCATGGCCAGGGCCTTGAACGACAAGACGGCACTGCTGCCGTTGATCCCCATAAAACGGCCCCAGGCAGCCATCGGCCGCGACACCGCCGGATCGATGGGATCCGGGCTGTACTGGGGAACCATCGGGATGGTAAAGGAACTAGTTGCTGTCATCTCCGCCGAGATGAAGGGGCGGCCCAAAATAGTGATCACCGGTGGCCTGGCCGGAATGGCCGGGCCGCACATCAAAAATTCAATAACCGACCAACTGCTGATCTACAAGGGTTTGAACCTGGCTCTGCAGGAAAAGGAAAGGGAGATGAATTTTGCAAAATAA
- a CDS encoding type II toxin-antitoxin system RelE/ParE family toxin has translation MAARYDLLIKRSAEKDLKQLGDADHDRIIKRLLSLVDNPRPVGSVKLTGHDVHRLRIGNYRALYTVDDQARTIEIISVGHRKEIYR, from the coding sequence ATGGCGGCAAGGTATGACCTGCTGATAAAACGGTCTGCAGAGAAGGATCTCAAACAATTGGGTGATGCCGATCATGACAGGATCATTAAACGCCTTCTATCTTTAGTTGATAACCCAAGGCCTGTTGGTTCCGTAAAACTGACAGGGCATGACGTCCACCGCTTGCGCATCGGCAATTATCGCGCTCTCTACACAGTAGATGACCAGGCCAGAACCATAGAAATCATATCGGTGGGGCACCGGAAAGAAATATACCGGTAA